The Corynebacterium renale genome includes a region encoding these proteins:
- the purF gene encoding amidophosphoribosyltransferase, which yields MIEKASLEERDPGEECGVFGVWAPGEDVAKLTYFGLFALQHRGQEGAGIGVGNGDRIVVYKDEGLVSQVFDEALLNAFDGDIAVGHTRYTTAGPGDWGNIQPIFTTAVNGTDIAVGHNGNLVNVNHMRSLVDAPEEGSDTTVLTHLLASRMEGEKTLGDAAKEVLPEIRGAFCLVMTDGNTLYAARDTAGVRPLALGRLERGWVVASETCALDLVGASYVRDIEPGEIVTIDASGVRSEIFGKPKRAACVFEHVYLARPDSVVDGRSVQAARIAIGRALAREHPAEADMVMPVPESGNPAAVGYAQESGIPFGHGVVKNTYVGRTFIQPTQSLRQQGIRLKLNPLRHQIEGKRLVVVDDSIVRGNTQRALIRMLREAGAAEVHVRIASPPVKWPCFYGVDFATPGELIANVGDAFTEEEAVAAICTGIGADSLGFVSHEAMVESTEQPAESLCTACFSGHYPLGLPDNSPSAEIVARLQAN from the coding sequence GTGATCGAGAAGGCTTCGCTTGAAGAGCGGGATCCAGGGGAAGAGTGTGGCGTATTTGGGGTCTGGGCCCCGGGGGAGGACGTCGCTAAATTAACGTACTTTGGGCTTTTTGCCCTCCAGCATCGTGGACAAGAAGGCGCTGGTATTGGCGTGGGCAACGGTGACCGGATTGTTGTGTATAAGGATGAAGGGCTGGTCTCCCAAGTTTTTGACGAGGCCCTCCTCAACGCCTTCGACGGTGACATCGCGGTCGGCCATACCCGTTACACCACCGCCGGCCCGGGTGATTGGGGAAATATTCAGCCCATTTTCACCACGGCTGTCAACGGCACCGATATTGCGGTGGGCCACAACGGAAACCTGGTCAACGTGAACCACATGCGCAGCCTGGTGGATGCCCCCGAAGAGGGCTCCGACACCACGGTTCTCACGCATCTTCTAGCCTCCCGGATGGAGGGGGAGAAGACACTTGGCGACGCCGCCAAGGAAGTCCTTCCCGAAATCCGCGGGGCTTTTTGCCTGGTTATGACCGACGGCAACACCCTGTACGCCGCCCGCGATACCGCAGGCGTGCGCCCGCTCGCCCTGGGCCGCCTGGAGCGGGGCTGGGTTGTCGCGTCCGAGACGTGCGCGCTCGACTTGGTCGGTGCTTCGTACGTGCGCGACATTGAGCCCGGCGAGATTGTGACTATCGACGCCTCCGGTGTCCGCTCCGAAATCTTTGGCAAGCCAAAGCGTGCCGCCTGTGTCTTCGAGCATGTTTACCTGGCCCGCCCGGACTCCGTGGTCGATGGCCGTTCTGTGCAGGCTGCCCGCATCGCAATCGGGCGTGCCTTGGCTCGCGAGCATCCCGCTGAAGCAGACATGGTCATGCCCGTGCCCGAGTCCGGAAACCCGGCGGCTGTTGGTTACGCCCAGGAATCCGGGATTCCGTTTGGCCATGGCGTTGTGAAGAATACGTACGTGGGACGAACCTTCATCCAACCGACGCAGAGCCTGCGTCAACAGGGCATTCGCCTGAAGTTGAACCCGCTGCGCCACCAGATTGAAGGCAAGCGTCTGGTGGTCGTGGACGATTCCATCGTGCGTGGCAACACGCAGCGTGCCCTGATCCGTATGCTGCGCGAGGCCGGCGCGGCCGAGGTCCACGTGCGCATCGCCTCCCCGCCAGTGAAGTGGCCGTGCTTCTACGGCGTGGACTTTGCCACCCCGGGCGAACTCATCGCGAACGTGGGCGATGCGTTCACTGAGGAAGAAGCAGTAGCCGCCATTTGTACGGGCATTGGCGCGGATTCGTTGGGCTTTGTCTCACACGAGGCGATGGTGGAATCCACCGAGCAGCCTGCCGAATCCTTGTGCACGGCCTGCTTCAGTGGCCACTACCCGCTGGGCCTGCCGGACAATAGTCCAAGCGCAGAGATTGTTGCCCGCCTCCAAGCTAATTAG
- a CDS encoding YgfZ/GcvT domain-containing protein, producing the protein MTFPTPENYSSPLLQRRGAVTALAEAPQLAPLDCRGVAWHYGAPLEEQRALDRGPIVVDRSHRAVMAITGEDAPTFLNNLLSQKLDTLRPGDTAAALDLDIQGHILHQMRISLIDDTFYLDTPATQAATLLDFLRKMVFWSKVDIDPTDLGTLTVLGSAEELTELPAGFSRAVEWNGPARRDYFVPRDELGAAVRALEAAGCSLAGLMAYTAERVKALEPELGADLDGKSIPHEVPHLIGRADRVGAVHLEKGCYRGQETVARVENLGRSPRLLVLLHLDGSAPDETVPGSDITAAGAKRAVGRIGTVVHDVDYGPIALALMKRSALDSEGLAVGNVAVAVDKDSIAGDEQSLAGREAIAKLRGTTPRP; encoded by the coding sequence ATGACTTTCCCTACCCCCGAAAACTATTCATCCCCCCTTCTACAACGCCGTGGCGCAGTCACCGCTCTAGCCGAAGCCCCGCAGCTAGCACCCTTAGATTGCCGCGGCGTGGCCTGGCATTATGGCGCCCCCTTAGAAGAGCAACGGGCCCTCGACCGCGGGCCGATCGTCGTGGATCGTTCCCACCGCGCGGTCATGGCAATCACCGGGGAGGACGCGCCCACGTTCCTTAATAATCTGCTCTCCCAAAAGTTAGACACGCTGCGCCCCGGCGACACCGCAGCCGCCCTCGACTTGGATATCCAGGGACATATCCTGCACCAGATGCGCATTTCGCTTATCGACGACACCTTCTACCTCGACACACCAGCAACCCAGGCAGCAACCCTGCTGGATTTCTTACGGAAGATGGTTTTCTGGTCGAAGGTCGACATCGACCCCACGGACTTGGGCACCCTCACGGTACTGGGATCCGCGGAAGAACTGACCGAACTCCCAGCCGGCTTTTCCCGCGCAGTCGAATGGAACGGGCCAGCCCGCCGGGATTACTTTGTCCCCCGCGACGAACTTGGCGCCGCGGTCCGCGCGCTGGAAGCCGCGGGGTGCTCCCTGGCCGGGCTCATGGCCTACACCGCGGAACGCGTCAAAGCTCTGGAACCAGAACTGGGCGCCGACCTTGACGGCAAGTCCATCCCCCATGAGGTCCCACACTTGATTGGCCGCGCGGATCGCGTCGGCGCGGTCCACCTGGAAAAGGGCTGTTACCGCGGCCAAGAGACAGTTGCCCGCGTGGAAAACCTAGGCCGCTCCCCACGCCTGCTGGTTCTCCTCCACCTGGACGGTTCGGCACCGGACGAGACCGTGCCGGGAAGCGACATCACCGCCGCGGGCGCAAAACGTGCTGTGGGGCGTATCGGAACAGTGGTTCACGACGTCGACTACGGCCCCATCGCCCTAGCCCTGATGAAGCGTTCCGCGTTGGACTCCGAAGGTTTGGCGGTGGGCAATGTTGCCGTGGCCGTCGATAAGGATTCGATCGCCGGCGACGAACAGTCGTTGGCCGGGCGTGAAGCGATCGCGAAGCTACGCGGGACCACCCCGCGCCCTTGA
- the purM gene encoding phosphoribosylformylglycinamidine cyclo-ligase: MSENTASYAAAGVDIEAGDQAVDLIKPLAAAATRPEVRGGLGGFAGLFALGKYKEPLLAAGSDGVGTKLAVAQAMDKHDTIGIDLVAMCVDDLVVCGAEPLFLQDYIAVGKVVPEHIAQIVSGIAEGCKQAGAALLGGETAEHPGVMEPGDYDVSATAVGVVEADELLGPDKVRPGDVLIGMRASGLHSNGYSLARYVLLEKAGLPLDGHVEELGRTLGEELLEPTRIYAKDCLALAAECDISTFCHVTGGGLAGNLARVIPNGLQATVNRGAWTPHQIFRTIESVGSVPQEEMEKTFNMGIGMVAVVGHQDRDRALAMLAARHIDAVEIGAVEEAPEGDSTKVVMQGFHPGY; this comes from the coding sequence ATGAGCGAAAATACTGCGTCGTACGCTGCAGCCGGTGTTGATATCGAAGCCGGTGACCAAGCCGTTGACCTGATTAAGCCCCTGGCTGCCGCAGCCACCCGCCCGGAGGTCCGTGGCGGTCTAGGCGGTTTTGCTGGCCTCTTTGCTTTGGGCAAGTACAAGGAACCCCTGCTGGCCGCAGGTTCCGACGGCGTGGGTACGAAGCTGGCCGTCGCGCAGGCCATGGACAAGCACGACACGATCGGTATCGACCTGGTCGCAATGTGCGTCGACGACCTCGTCGTGTGTGGCGCGGAACCGTTGTTCCTCCAGGACTACATCGCAGTGGGTAAGGTCGTGCCCGAGCACATCGCCCAGATCGTGTCCGGCATCGCTGAGGGCTGCAAGCAGGCAGGTGCCGCGCTTCTTGGCGGGGAAACCGCTGAGCACCCGGGTGTCATGGAGCCAGGCGACTATGACGTGTCCGCTACCGCGGTCGGCGTCGTAGAGGCCGACGAGCTACTTGGCCCCGACAAGGTCCGTCCCGGCGATGTCCTCATCGGCATGCGCGCCTCGGGCCTACACTCCAACGGCTACTCGCTGGCTCGCTATGTTCTTTTGGAGAAGGCTGGTTTGCCTCTCGACGGCCACGTGGAGGAACTGGGACGCACCCTCGGTGAGGAACTCCTCGAGCCGACCCGCATCTACGCCAAGGACTGCCTTGCACTCGCTGCCGAATGCGACATCTCCACCTTCTGCCATGTCACCGGTGGCGGTTTGGCCGGCAACTTGGCGCGCGTGATCCCGAACGGCCTGCAGGCCACGGTTAATCGTGGCGCGTGGACGCCACACCAGATCTTCCGCACCATCGAATCCGTGGGATCCGTCCCGCAGGAGGAGATGGAAAAGACCTTCAACATGGGTATTGGCATGGTGGCCGTCGTCGGGCATCAGGACCGTGACCGTGCGCTTGCGATGCTGGCTGCCCGCCACATCGATGCCGTGGAAATCGGCGCAGTCGAAGAAGCACCGGAGGGCGATAGCACGAAGGTTGTTATGCAGGGCTTCCACCCCGGCTACTAG
- a CDS encoding DUF3073 domain-containing protein translates to MGRGRAKAKQTKVARRLKYHTPEMDLDSLQRELAGKAPTSHSDDYDEYDDDPYAQYAHYNDAYDDWDDEGEANARQA, encoded by the coding sequence ATGGGTCGCGGTCGCGCGAAGGCAAAACAGACCAAAGTTGCACGCCGTTTGAAGTACCACACTCCGGAAATGGATTTGGATTCTCTGCAGCGTGAGCTCGCCGGAAAGGCTCCGACCAGCCACTCCGACGACTATGACGAATACGATGACGATCCCTACGCACAGTACGCTCACTACAACGATGCGTACGACGACTGGGACGACGAAGGCGAGGCTAACGCCCGCCAGGCATAG
- a CDS encoding aminodeoxychorismate lyase yields the protein MASFGSRTPDPVIIIVEPFGGSTRQHNPNLPFIFGDDAAVTRGDGIFETLLVAGGHVANFDRHFARFTSSAKRLGLPAPQLESWKKASAEAVEAWQATFPGMSPGDVPPAKCVWTYSRGRAATGLPTAWITINPIAPEVLEQRESGIAVMTGPRGIDPQADASVPWAMSSAKTLNYATNMAALRYAKSQGFDDFIFTDSNPDNPRVLEGATSTVVIAKKNGRLRTPSTGADVLKGTTQAALFEAAQEAGWKVKEKTIYLSDLYNAESVWLVSSVRMGARVTRLNDTVLPEPDNAAEIQELITKALQA from the coding sequence ATGGCTTCTTTTGGTTCGCGCACCCCAGATCCTGTCATCATTATTGTTGAACCGTTTGGAGGTTCGACCCGGCAGCACAACCCCAACCTGCCGTTCATCTTTGGCGATGACGCCGCCGTTACCCGCGGCGATGGGATCTTCGAAACCCTGCTTGTGGCCGGCGGCCATGTTGCGAACTTCGACCGGCACTTCGCGCGCTTCACCAGCTCCGCCAAGCGCCTAGGGTTGCCGGCGCCCCAGCTCGAGTCGTGGAAGAAAGCCAGCGCAGAGGCTGTCGAAGCATGGCAGGCCACATTCCCCGGCATGAGCCCAGGCGACGTCCCACCGGCAAAGTGCGTGTGGACGTACAGTCGCGGGCGCGCTGCCACGGGGCTGCCCACCGCGTGGATCACCATCAACCCCATCGCCCCGGAAGTCCTTGAGCAGCGCGAATCGGGGATCGCCGTCATGACGGGGCCCCGTGGCATCGACCCCCAGGCTGATGCTTCCGTACCATGGGCGATGAGCAGCGCAAAGACCCTCAACTACGCCACCAATATGGCAGCTCTGCGGTACGCCAAATCACAAGGTTTTGATGATTTCATTTTCACCGATTCCAACCCCGATAATCCCCGCGTGCTGGAGGGAGCGACCTCGACCGTGGTCATCGCGAAGAAGAATGGGCGGCTGCGCACCCCGTCGACAGGGGCGGACGTCCTGAAGGGAACCACGCAGGCTGCGCTCTTTGAAGCCGCTCAGGAAGCTGGGTGGAAAGTCAAAGAAAAGACAATCTACTTAAGCGACCTCTACAACGCCGAGTCCGTGTGGTTGGTCTCATCAGTGCGCATGGGCGCGCGCGTCACCCGCCTCAACGACACCGTCTTGCCCGAACCGGACAACGCCGCCGAAATCCAGGAGCTGATCACGAAGGCGCTGCAGGCATAA